The window TATCTGTTGCGACCGCATTCATTGGCTTTTCCAAAACTTGATAAAAAAAGAGGGCAGTGTCTCGACTTACGCCAAACACAAAGGAGTAAATTGGCAGATATTATAGCGGTTTTTTCAAGCATCCCCAACTACAGAACGCTTGAACTGATCGCAGAAAAATTAGCTGTGATTGCGGAAAACAAAATAGACGCAGCCCAATAAACAGAGCATTGCCCAAACATAATCTAACTTAAAAGGCTGTTTAAACATAAATAGTAAAAATGGGACAAACACCAGCAAGGTCACCACTTCCTGAGTAATTTTCATTTGCCCCAGACCCCAGCCATGTTGACTCAATAGTTTGGTCGCTGGAATCATAAAACTGTATTCGAGTAGGGCAATACACCAACTCAGTAAAATCGCTTGCCAAATCGGCGCATCATGTAAATATTTTAAATGACCGTACCATGCCAAAGTCATAAAACAATTGGAAATCACCAATAAACACAGCGCTAAAAGAGTAGGGCTCAAGTTCATGTCCTTCGTATTTAGAATACGAGTTTAATCAGGAGATTGGAGTAACGATAAAAACGCTGAAATCTTAACATTTCTGGCTTGAATTTTAAGTAAACAACAACGAATTTTGACTATCTTTTCCATAACAGCCTTGCTATCTTTTCAAGCAAATTTTTAATTGCATTACACACGTTTATTACGTGACTGAATAAGAGAGAAGCACGATGCATCTGCATATTTTGGGTATTTGTGGCACATTTATGGGGTCTTTGGCTCTATTAGCACGAGATTTAGGGCATAAAGTCACAGGTTCAGATGCCAATGTTTATCCACCGATGTCGACTCAACTCGAAAATGCGGGCATCGAGCTCATGCAAGGCTATGACCGTAGCCATTTACAACCACATCCTGATCTTGTCATCGTTGGCAACGCCATGAAACGTGGCATTGATGCGATTGAATATATGCTGAATGAAGGTCTTCCTTATATTTCTGGTCCACAATTCTTAGCTGATCATGTATTACAAGGCAAACATGTATTAGGTGTTGCAGGTACACATGGTAAAACCACTACTACGACTATGCTGGCTTGGGTACTCGATCAGGCAGGTTTAAACCCTGGCTTCTTGATCGGCGGCGTACCACTTGGTTTTAGCGAAAGCGCTCGCTTAGGTGGCGGGAAATACTTCTGTGTGGAAGCTGATGAATATGATTCAGCCTTTTTCGACAAACGTTCTAAGTTCGTTCACTACCATCCAAAGACCGCGATTTTAAATAATCTTGAATTTGACCATGCCGACATTTTTGATGACCTTGCTGCGATTCAAAAACAGTTCCATCATTTAGTGCGTACCATTCCAAGTGAAGGTCGTATTATTGCACCGATTACTGAGACCAATATTGATGAAGTCTTAGAACAAGGCTGCTGGACACCTGTGGTTCGTACCAGTCTAGAGCCAAATGACCAAGCCGCTTTATCTGCTGAACTGACCAGTGCCGATGGCAGCCATTTTAAAGTTCTTGAAAATGGCAAAGTGATCGGGGAAGTGAAATGGAGCATGACTGGACAGCATAGCGTTGCCAATGCTTTGGCAACCATTGCTGCTGCACAACATGTCGGTGTCAGCATTGAACAAGCCTGTGAAGCATTATCTAACTTCGGTGGTGTGAAACGCCGTATGGAGCTTTTAGGTACAGTACGTGGCATCGAAGTCTATGATGACTTCGCCCATCATCCAACGGCGATTGAAACGACTTTGGACGGTGCACGTAAACGTTTAGGCGAACGTAAATTATGGGCAATCATTGAACCACGCTCAAATACCATGCGTATGGGCAGCCATAAAGATGGTTTGGCACATTCAGCACGTTTAGCGGATGAAGTAATTTGGTATCAACCAGAAGGTTTGGATTGGGATTTACAACCTGTAATTGCGGCTTCATCAAACAAGGCAGAAGTCAGCCGTTCATTGGATGAGATCATTGCCCGTGTGGTGAATGAGGCAGGTGAGGGCGATGCTGTGGTGATCATGTCCAATGGTGGTTTTGGTGGTTTACACCAAAAATTGATTAAGGCTTTGTCGTAATTTAGCCAATAGCCTATTTTAATCATCTAATTTTGTCACGGTATTCACTATCGTGAAAGGCGGCATGGATGCCGCCCGTTGGACTGTGGTATGGGAATATACCATCAGTCCAACAAAGGATTTTTGTTACTTTTCATCCCTGAAAAGTAAGGAAACGCCTATATCCAAACAGGTCAATGATTCAGCCTATATGAGGCTGTCAAACTTTCCAAATAGAGATATCTCCGATCTATTTTGAATAGCAATTAACTCAGTTTATTCACCAATTTTAAAGGCAAAATCTTCATTGCAATCCCCATTGGCAACCACGGCCACTGCGGTACATATGCCTTCACAGGCTCTTTCTCAATCGCTTTCACCAACGCCTGACTACCCGTTTTCTCATCCACTTCAAATGGCAACTTCTTCACACCCTCATTCAATTCAGTGCGAATATAACCTGGGAAAATCGTCGAGACCTTAATCGGAGTATCCAACAACTCCGCTCGAATCCCCTCAGCCAAATGCGCCACAGCTGCTTTACTAGCAGCATAGGTCGATAAATGCTTCGGTAAACCACGCATTGCACTCATCGAAGAAATCACCACTAAATGCCCTTGATTTTGCGCCCTAAAAATTTCTACCGCTGCTTCACATTGCGCTAATGCTGAAATGAAATTGGTTTCTGCCGTGGCACGGTTGATCTCAAAATGCCCTTTTCCAATACGGCGACCTTCGCCCACACCTGCATTGACAATAATTCGATCAATACTGCCAAACTCTTGCTGAAAAGCTTTAAAAACCGTAAAGACATCATCGTAATGAGTCACATCAAGGGTTTTGATTTTGACCTGAATTGCAAACTGGCTTTGCAATTCTTGCTGTAAGGATTCCAAACGATCTAAACGGCGTGCGCACAATGCCAAATTGTAGCCTTTCGCCGCAAATTCACGTGCCATCCCTGCACCTAACCCTGAACTTGCACCTGTAATTAAAATCGTCTTTGCCATGTCTGTCACCTATTCTTATTTAAATCCATGTTAATAGTTCTGCATCACATGCTTTTAAATAATGATGCTCATTAAAACTCAGTAACTGTAAACGTCCATCAGTCCAACGTAGCGTGGTGATACTTGCATTGGCGATTGACCAATTCAGGGCAAAAATCTGTTTGGCATCTAAGCCTAATATCTTGCCAACAGCCACAGAAATCACACCACCTGAACTAAACACCACCGTCTGACGTTGTTGTGTGACATCAATGTGCTGACATAACGTCTGTAAAGCACTTTCGACCCGTGATTGAAAGCCTAACCATGTTTCATGATATTCGTGGTCATACTGCTCTCCAATCCAGCGATCTATCGCACCATCAAAGATACTGGCAAGATAGGCACGTGGATTCGCCACTTGAGCAATATCCTGCTTCAATAATTCAGGTTGTTTAAATCGGGGATCATATTGTGCAAAGATATGCTGATGATCAAACTCATTCCAAGCAGGCTCCGTTTGAATCAAGGTATCTTGAAAATTTTGCGCTAAAGCCAATTGTGCTGTTTGTTGATGGCGCTGCATTGAACCAGCAAACACTAAAGGCTGTTTTTTTAAGGTATGTTTAAAAAAATCACCCACCACCTGTGCCTGTTGTTCTCCTTTAGCTGAAAGCTGGTCATAGCTTTCAGCACCAAATGAAGCCTGCCCATGTCGCACCAAATAAATCGTGCTCATCGCTTCAAAATATCCTGTAATTTCGCCACATATTCAGGAATTAACTGCTCAGCTTCAGCATTGTTTTGTGCAATTAATTTGAGTGCCCGAATATGTAAGGCATGAACCATGATCCAGAAATCCTTAAAAGCTGGATTATCCGTTTGTTGATGGTAATAACGATAATAAATCTGCTGAGCAATCACAGCTAAACGGAACAAACCAAATACTTCATAAAATGCCCAATTATCCGGTTTCAAATCCGTTTTTTCTAAATAGTAGTCCACGACTTGTTGACGTGTCAGCATGCCTTTTAAATTGGTTGGTTGACGGCGACTAGATTTCAACAAGGCATCGTCATCCTCTTGAATCCAATAGGCCAGGGCACTGCCTAAATCCATAAGCGGATCACCCAATGTCGCCATTTCCCAGTCCAACACACCGATTACTTTTGTTGGCTGTTGTGGATCTAAAATGACATTATCAAAACGCCAATCATTGTGAATTACGCAGATCTTAGCATCCGTTGGAATATGTTGCTTTAGCCATTCCCGCACAAAGCTAAAATCAGGTACATTCGGTGTAAGCGCCTTGCTATAACGGCCATCCCAACCTTCCACTTGACGACGACAATAGCCTTCACCTTTGCCTAACTTTTCAAGTTCTGTGCCTTGATAAGGCACTTGATGTAATTCAATCAACTTATCGAGTACATTTAAACAAAGTTGCCGAACTTGTTGCTCATCGAGTTGTAATTCTTTGGGTAAATTAGCACGGGGAATGATGCCCTCAATCCGCTGCATCACATAGAAATCACAGCCAATTACACTTTCATCCTGACACAATGCAATCATTTCAGGTAGGACAGGGTAGAACGGTGCAAGATGCTTCTGCACATTGTATTCACGCGCCATATCATGCGCTGATTTGGCTTTGGTTCCTTTAGGTGGCCGACGCAAAATCAAATCGGCATTTTCATATTGAATACGATAAGTCCAATTCGATGCTCCCCCTGAATATTGGGTCACTTGTGCTTGACCATCGAGCGCAACACCTTGTTTTTTTAACCATGTTTCAACAGCGGAAATATCGAGTTCTTCGCCATGACGAACCTGACCACCCACATCTATTACTGTCATTTTTATATCCTTATCCGCGACCATAACCACGTTTTTTCAGTTCTAATTTAGCAATCATGCCCTTATGCACTTCATCAGGTCCATCGGCTAAACGTAAACTTCGTGCCTGATTAAAAAATGCAGTCAATGGCGTATCACGAGATACTCCTTCACCACCATGAATTTGGATCGCCATATCAACGACGTTTTGCAATACAGTCGGGGCAACCACTTTGATCGCTGAGATTTCAGTGAGGGCTGCCATATTGCCCAAAGTATCCATCTTATAAGCGGCATATAGCGTTAATAAACGGGCTTGGTCGATTTGCACACGTGCTTCTGCAACCCGCTCTAAGTTCCCGCCCAATTTAAGAATTTCTTTGCCAAAGGCTTTGCGGGACATGCCACGATCGATCATCAACTCTAGGGCTTTTTCCGCTGCGCCAATACAACGCATACAATGGTGAATCCGCCCAGGCCCTAAACGTCCTTGGGCAATTTCAAAACCTTGCCCTGCGCCACCAATAAAATTACTAACAGGTACACGCACATTGTCAAAACTGACCTGCCCATGACCATGCGGCGCATCATAATCGCCGAAGACAGGCAACATCCGTTCAATAGTCACACCTTGGGTATCAATCGGCACCAGAACCATCGAATGCTGATGGTGACGGTCTTTGCTTGAATCAGGGGTGTAGGCCATAAAAATGATCACTTTAGCATTCGGATCACCCAAACCTGATGACCACCATTTACGACCATTCAGAACAATTTCATCGCCATCAATCACCGCCGTAGCTTGCATATTGGTCGCATCGCTCGACGCAACCGCAGGTTCAGTCATGCAGAATACAGAGCGAATCTCACCATTCAGTAGTGGTTGCAGCCATTGTTGCTTTTGTAGCTCACTACCATAGCGCCATAACACTTCCATATTGCCAGTATCAGGCGCATTACAGTTAAATACCGTTGGTGCAAGGAGGCTACGTCCTGTCAATTCAGCAATATGCGCATATTCTTGAACCGATAAACCTGCACCGAGTTCCGCATCTGGCAAGAACATATTCCATAAGCCTGCTGCTTTGGCCTTGCTTTTTAATTGTTCGAGTTGGGCTGGCCATTGCCATTTGGTCCAGTCGCCATCGACATTGAGATGATGGACCTCATCCCAAAAGGCTTTTTCAATCGGTTCTATTTCTTGTTGAATAAAGGTTTGCGTTCTTGCAATAAAATCCTGCGCGCGTTCAGATAATGCAAACATCATTATTTCCCTCAAGGTAAATATTTAACGAAACTTGATTCGCTGCTTTACTTCACCTTAAGCGAAAACTTATTATGAATGAAATGATTTTATTTTATTTAAAACTATGAATAAGATTCATAACCAAAACCCTCTCGAAGTCGGGCAATTCCACCGTATAGATATTAATTTATACCCACTTTTTATTGCGATCTTTGAACAAAAAAGCATTTCTAAAGCTGCTCAATTACTCTGTATTAGCCAATCTGCCGTCAGCCATGCCTTACAACGATTACGTGCACAGTTGAATGACGAACTATTTGTACGAAGTGGGCAAAAGATGCTTCCTACACCTTATGCTGAGCAAATTTATCACCCAATCCAAGAGGCGTTATTGACGATTCAACAGATTGCTGTACCGCAACAAGAGTTTGTTCCTAGCATGTTGCAAAGTATTAAGATTGCGATTCACGATGAAATTGAACCGATTATTTTTCCTCGATTGGTACATCACTTTGCACAATTAAATCTCAATATTCAGTTTTTAAGTTCCAAATTGGACCGAAAAAAAATGCTGGCAGACTTATCTGCCCAACAGATCGATTTTGTAATTGATCTGGTACAACCCCATCAAGCACATCTACAGTTTGAACAGCTCATTCAAGATCATTTTGTGGTGTGTACCCAACAAAGTAAAATGGATCTAGCAACCTACTTATCCTCTCCACATATTGGGGTATCTTCTCGTCGCACTGGGGTTTTATTGGAAGATATTTATTTGAATCGCCAACAATTATCTCGACAAGTTTTTCTGCGTTGCCAGCATTACGCAACAGCACTACAAGTCTTGGCACAATACCCCAATGCGATATTAACCATTCCACAAAGTATTCTGAATCATCTGCATTATGCGGAAACATTACAGATTCATGCCTTACCCATCGAATTACCAAAAATCACGATGGGGATGTATTGGCATGACCACGTCAAACAAAACCCTCGCCATCAATTTTTACGACATGAAATTCTAAACATTTTTAATGCGAAACCATAAAGCATCCATTTGCAGATTTACTCAAATTATGTAATGCTACGCGCAGATTTGGATGGCATCATCCATACCATATTTGTTGACAAGGGGAGTAGCCTCCTCCAAACCTGAGTATTGCAATTAAAACTCAGGTGTCAGAGCTCCGTCATTACACTTTGCAAAAAGTCGGACTCTGAGCATCATCTCTCATGGTGATGTAGGCAAGACCTTGATCATGTTGAAACAGATGTTTTTTTAATTCATCTGGCAACTGGTCAAGGTTTTTTTATGTCCATTTGCCAGATAGGGAGTAGTGATGGAAACTATCGGCAATTTATGGCTATACCTTGCCTTTTTTGGCATTGTGTCGGTGATGTTAATCATCGACTTTTTAGGTTTTAAACAGAAACAAAACCAAAATGTTCCTTTTAAACAAGCTGCTTATTGGAGTATTGCTTGGGTCACTGTCGCCATACTGTTTGGTGGTGCATTGTGGCTGTATCTCCAGCAAACAGTTGGAGTGAACATTGCCAATCAAAAAACCATGGAATACTTCGCAGGCTATTTACTTGAGAAATCCTTAGCAATCGATAATGTCTTCGTTTGGCTCATGATCTTCGCTGCTTTCACGATTCCACCTGCTTTACAACGCAAAATCTTGCTCTATGGAGTTCTCGGCGCAATTGTACTTAGAACCATCTTTATCTTTATTGGCGCTTGGTTCGTTCAAGAGTTTTCATGGATTCTTTATATCTTTGGTGCTTTCCTCGTCTATACCGGCTTTAAATTTCTAAAAGGGCAGGAGGAAGAGGGTGATATCGAAGACAATGCTTTACTCAAATGGTTACGTAAACACCTTCGCATCACACCTCAACTAGAAGGCAATAAATTCTTCGTCCGCCGAAATGGACTTTTGTGGGCGACGCCGTTATTTTTAGTATTAGTACTGGTCGAAGCTTCTGATGTCATTTTTGCTGTGGACTCGATTCCTGCAATTTTTGCTGTAACGACTGACCCATTCATCGTTTTAACTGCAAACTTAATGGCAATTTTAGGCTTGCGTGCAATGTTCTTCTTACTCGCTGGCGCAGCAACCAAAATGCATTATTTACCTTATGGCTTAGGTATTATTTTATTGTTTATCGGTACGAAAATGTTGTTGTTGGATGTGTTCCACATGCCGATCTGGATTTCCCTCAGCTTTATCATCTTGGTATTGAGTATTACGGCGTATCTATCGTTACGTCACAATAAACATCAAGCGGAATAAATTAATTTTTAATTGGTTTGATCTTAATGATCCACTCTTGATACCTTTTTAAGCCTATACAAAGCTCGATATCTATAGCATATCAAATTAAGCAGAAGGATACTCACTAAGCTGAGTATCTTTTTTTAAGACTAAATTTCAATATTAAAACTCTATAGCTAATCACTCCGCCTCCAAGAAAGGAACAAAAGTAAAATAAAAATCTTCTCTTTCAGGATAATCATTCACATCAACCAACTTCGTACCTCTAGCAGTATACATTTCTAAACATGGAGGATCATTTTCAAAATCAGCCCATCCTAAAAAAACTTCATTGTACTGATCATTCATTCTAGTAATAAGAACACGAAAATATAGGAGCTTTCCATCAAGCTCATCATTATGATTGTTCCATCTAAAAAGCTCTAGTTCTCTCACGTCAAATTGTTCATTTTCAATAATCTGATAATAAAGAATCTGATCAGTATCATCATTAAATGCAACAAGTTCCTCTAATAAAAAATCATTTGAATGGTAAGTTAAAAAAGTTTCATTTTTAGGGACACTTATATCATCAATAATTACTTCAATCAGTGCAAAGCTTTGTCTTCGCTCTCCTTGACCATTTCTATACTCAAATAATATCCACATGGTCTCAATTTGCTGTTTCATTTCCTCAAGGAGGGTAGAACTATTTTTAAATGCTTTAAAACCATGCGTATAGCAAGAAGAACTTTTGACAAGACTAACTACCTTTTTAAAAACACTCGGCAACAAACATTTGATGTGAACCCAGTTTGATTGGGATTAGGTTTATATCGTCAAAAGTTGAATTGAACATCTCTTTATCAGCTTTGTTCACTTTGATTCGACCCGCTGATCTACTTTCATTTTGCTCTTTTGGGACAAAATTAATTTGAATTATTTCAATATTGTTATCTCTCGGCTGTATATCAAAGGTCAAATTCTTCTTTGGAATATCATCTAGTTTAAAGTTTCCCTTCGTAATGTCTTTTAATTGATCTTGGCATTCTAGAGTATGCTTAAAAGTACTTTGATAAGTTTTATTGTTAGAATCACATGCTGAAATAGTGATTGCCAACAAAATAATTAATCCTATTTTTTTCATAAATTTTATCTCAATTTCTAAAATTTCAAATACTGCAAATCTAGTTTAAACGAGATCACTCTCGCAACCTTCATCAACAATACAAAACTTATAAAAAATATTATTTAGTAAATTTTTTAATTTTGAATTATCAATATACTGCTCTCAAACAGTACTTCTTTTTGCTAAGAATATATACATTCTCACCAAAGATAAACTTAATTCATTGACTCAAAAAATTTACTCACATTTATACACTTTTTAGTCGCTTAATTTAGGCGAATATTCCAGTAACCTGGACAAAATCAGGTACAATCAACCGAAAAAAGTAAAACTGTAGGTTGTTATGACGTTGGCTACTCCGATCACGGTTATTCGTGGTCGCTTCTTAGATATTCAAAAAACTGTTTCCCAAGCGACTGAAATCGCAGACCAAGTGCGATATATCGAAGATGGTATTCTGATCACTGAACAAGGCAAAATTCGTTGGTTTGGCACTTGGGATGCGGCTCAAGATCACCTACCTACAGATGTTGAGATTCAACATTATCCAGATCAATTGATCATTCCTGGGATGATTGACACCCACATCCACTTCCCACAAACAGAAATGGTCGGTGCCTACGGTGAACAATTACTCAGTTGGCTCAATACCTATACGTTCCCAACTGAAATCCAGTTCAAAGACCAAGCCTATGCCGAAGAAATTGCAAAATTCTTTGTGCAGGAATTGCTTAAAAATGGAACCACTACGGCACTGGTGTTTTGTACTGTTCATCCTGAGTCTGTGAATGCTTTATTTGAAGCCGCAGAACAGTACCAAATGCGTTTAATCGCAGGTAAAGTCATGATGGATCGTCATGCACCTGAAGCACTGTGCGACACTGCAGAGAGCGCCTACGATGATTCTAAGGCCCTGATCGAAAAGTGGCATGGCCAAGGCCGCACTTTATACGCCATTACACCTCGATTTGCACCAACCTCTACACCAGAACAGCTAGAAAAAGCAGGGCAACTCAAAGCAGAATATCCTGATGTCTATGTACATACTCATTTAAGTGAAAATAAAGATGAGATTGCATGGGTCAAAGATTTATTCCCAGCGCAAAAGGGCTATCTCGATGTCTATCATCACTATGGCTTAACAGGTCAGCGTTCGGTATTCGCGCATTGCGTACATTTAGAAGATGCAGAATGGAAATGCATGCATGAGACTAACTCTGCAATTGCCTTTTGCCCAACGTCTAACCTGTTCTTAGGTAGCGGCTTATTTCCACTAAAGAAAACATGGGAACAACAAGTCAAAGTTGGTTTGGGTACAGATATTGGGGCAGGGACTTCATTTAGCTTATTACAAACCGTCAATGAAGCCTATAAAGTGCAGCAGTTACAAGGTGATAAACTCTCTGCTTTTGAGTCGCTATATCATGCAACCTTAGGTGGTGCAAAAGCACTTGATCTCGATGATAAGCTCGGCAATTTCAATATCGGTAAAGAAGCTGATTTTGTCGTGCTGAATCTGCAAGCAACGGCTTTACAACAACTACGTCAGTCACGTTCTAAATCAATTGATGACAGCTTATTTGCGCTGTTTACTATAGGCGATGACCGTAATATCGAGGCAACCTATATCTATGGACAAAAAGCCTATAGCGCCAACTAGAGTATTTAATAAGCGTAGGATTGGATTGATCCTCTTTGCCATGAGCTGCGCAGTTTTGTTGAAGCGAGACAGTGCTTCACGGCAAAATGATACATATTCTTCATCATCAAAAGATGCATGAAAACTCATTTTGTTTTAAAATTCTCACATTAACTCAAGATTTCGAGGTGTTGCAGGTCAACACCTTTTTTATTTTCCCATTTTTAAAGTTTTAGGAATCTATCGATGACTGTTGCGATGCGCGTAATGATTTCCAGTGAAGAGATCCAAGCCAAAGTGAAAGAGCTAGGTGAAAAAATCAATGCACACTATGCTCAAAGTGATAAAGAACTGGTATTGATTGGTTTACTGCGTGGCTCAGTTATCTTTATGGCAGATTTATGCCGTGCGATTGAAAAACCGCATGAACTCGATTTTATGACTGTTTCAAGCTATGTAAACGGTACAACCGTTTCTTCACGTGATGTCAAAATTTTAAAAGATCTTGATGGTCAAATCCGTGGTAAAGATGTTCTCGTTGTTGAAGATATTATTGATTCAGGACGGACATTAAGTAAAGTTATGGAAATTCTGCAAACCCGTAATCCTAACTCAATCGAGCTATGTACCTTAGTCAGCAAACCTTCACGCCGTGAGATTGATTTAGACGTCAGATTCTTAGGTTTTGAAGTTGAAGATCGATTTATTGTGGGCTATGGTCTCGATTTTGATCAAAAATATCGTCATCTTCCATTTATCGGTGAAATTGGTCTTTGATTAATAAAACAATCTGTATCATTGGTGCTTGAACTGCCCATGCAAAAGTAGCTCAAGCACCTGTTCAGCGACGATTTCGTCGCTTTTTTATTTTTAAATCTTAATTAAAAATATCTCAACACTGCACAAAAATACGACATAAATAAGCAATCCACTACAGACAAAAGCTCTCATCATCAAGCAGGATAACAACAAATACTATTGTTAAAACAAGGAGAAATAACAATGTGGTCTCTAATTGTAGCAATTGTCGTTGGTTTCTTTGCGGGTTTAATTGCGCGAGCGCTCCATCCAGGTGATGACAAAGCTGGCTTTATTGTTACCACTTTACTCGGTATTTCGGGTTCTTTATTGGCGACCTATGGCGGTCGATTACTTGGTTTATATGGTGAAAACTCTGCGGCTGGATTTATTGCATCTGTCATTGGTGCCGTGATTATTTTATTTATCTATAACCTTGTTATTAAGAAAAGCTAGCGTCATAGAAATCACTCCCAATTCATGATTGTTATGAATTGGGAGGTTTATATTTATAGTCCTAGTTCCTTCCAAATCATTTGAATATCTTCAGCACTACGTCCCCCTACCATCTTTAAACCATTTGAAAAAATTAAAGTGGGGGTCCCGTTCACACCTAATTTACGTCCTAAAGCTAGGTTTCGATCAATTGGATTGGCACAGGTTTTTGCTTTAGGTTGAACATTCTTTTGCAGTAAATTTTTCCATGCATAGGATGGATTTGCATCGCACCAAACTTGCTTAGAAACAGCGATAGATTGCGGTTTTAAGGCATAGATAAAGGTATAAATCGTTACATCATTGAGCTTATCCAGTTCTGCTTCTAATTGCTTACAGTACGGACAGTTTGGATCTGAAAAAATAGCGAGCTGACGTTTACCATTACCTTTGACCGTTTTAATTGCATCTTGTAAAGGGAGTTTTTGCCAATCAATTGAATTTTGCTTAAGTACTAAATCTTTTGTGAGATTTTTTTGGTCTTTTAAACGCACCATTGAACCGATAAACATATGCTCGGCATTTTCATCGAGGTAGATGATTTGATTATCTAGATTTGCACTATATAAACCCTTCATTTCGGTGGCTTGGATATTGGTCACTTGGATATTGGGATAGTTTTTATTTAGATTACTTTTTAAGGTTTCCACATTGGCTAAACTCATCATAGAAACACAGCTCAATAATGAGAA is drawn from Acinetobacter suaedae and contains these coding sequences:
- a CDS encoding DMT family protein, which codes for MNLSPTLLALCLLVISNCFMTLAWYGHLKYLHDAPIWQAILLSWCIALLEYSFMIPATKLLSQHGWGLGQMKITQEVVTLLVFVPFLLFMFKQPFKLDYVWAMLCLLGCVYFVFRNHS
- the mpl gene encoding UDP-N-acetylmuramate:L-alanyl-gamma-D-glutamyl-meso-diaminopimelate ligase, whose protein sequence is MHLHILGICGTFMGSLALLARDLGHKVTGSDANVYPPMSTQLENAGIELMQGYDRSHLQPHPDLVIVGNAMKRGIDAIEYMLNEGLPYISGPQFLADHVLQGKHVLGVAGTHGKTTTTTMLAWVLDQAGLNPGFLIGGVPLGFSESARLGGGKYFCVEADEYDSAFFDKRSKFVHYHPKTAILNNLEFDHADIFDDLAAIQKQFHHLVRTIPSEGRIIAPITETNIDEVLEQGCWTPVVRTSLEPNDQAALSAELTSADGSHFKVLENGKVIGEVKWSMTGQHSVANALATIAAAQHVGVSIEQACEALSNFGGVKRRMELLGTVRGIEVYDDFAHHPTAIETTLDGARKRLGERKLWAIIEPRSNTMRMGSHKDGLAHSARLADEVIWYQPEGLDWDLQPVIAASSNKAEVSRSLDEIIARVVNEAGEGDAVVIMSNGGFGGLHQKLIKALS
- a CDS encoding SDR family oxidoreductase — translated: MAKTILITGASSGLGAGMAREFAAKGYNLALCARRLDRLESLQQELQSQFAIQVKIKTLDVTHYDDVFTVFKAFQQEFGSIDRIIVNAGVGEGRRIGKGHFEINRATAETNFISALAQCEAAVEIFRAQNQGHLVVISSMSAMRGLPKHLSTYAASKAAVAHLAEGIRAELLDTPIKVSTIFPGYIRTELNEGVKKLPFEVDEKTGSQALVKAIEKEPVKAYVPQWPWLPMGIAMKILPLKLVNKLS
- a CDS encoding histidine phosphatase family protein, with the translated sequence MSTIYLVRHGQASFGAESYDQLSAKGEQQAQVVGDFFKHTLKKQPLVFAGSMQRHQQTAQLALAQNFQDTLIQTEPAWNEFDHQHIFAQYDPRFKQPELLKQDIAQVANPRAYLASIFDGAIDRWIGEQYDHEYHETWLGFQSRVESALQTLCQHIDVTQQRQTVVFSSGGVISVAVGKILGLDAKQIFALNWSIANASITTLRWTDGRLQLLSFNEHHYLKACDAELLTWI
- a CDS encoding phosphotransferase family protein, with the translated sequence MTVIDVGGQVRHGEELDISAVETWLKKQGVALDGQAQVTQYSGGASNWTYRIQYENADLILRRPPKGTKAKSAHDMAREYNVQKHLAPFYPVLPEMIALCQDESVIGCDFYVMQRIEGIIPRANLPKELQLDEQQVRQLCLNVLDKLIELHQVPYQGTELEKLGKGEGYCRRQVEGWDGRYSKALTPNVPDFSFVREWLKQHIPTDAKICVIHNDWRFDNVILDPQQPTKVIGVLDWEMATLGDPLMDLGSALAYWIQEDDDALLKSSRRQPTNLKGMLTRQQVVDYYLEKTDLKPDNWAFYEVFGLFRLAVIAQQIYYRYYHQQTDNPAFKDFWIMVHALHIRALKLIAQNNAEAEQLIPEYVAKLQDILKR
- a CDS encoding acyl-CoA dehydrogenase family protein, with the translated sequence MFALSERAQDFIARTQTFIQQEIEPIEKAFWDEVHHLNVDGDWTKWQWPAQLEQLKSKAKAAGLWNMFLPDAELGAGLSVQEYAHIAELTGRSLLAPTVFNCNAPDTGNMEVLWRYGSELQKQQWLQPLLNGEIRSVFCMTEPAVASSDATNMQATAVIDGDEIVLNGRKWWSSGLGDPNAKVIIFMAYTPDSSKDRHHQHSMVLVPIDTQGVTIERMLPVFGDYDAPHGHGQVSFDNVRVPVSNFIGGAGQGFEIAQGRLGPGRIHHCMRCIGAAEKALELMIDRGMSRKAFGKEILKLGGNLERVAEARVQIDQARLLTLYAAYKMDTLGNMAALTEISAIKVVAPTVLQNVVDMAIQIHGGEGVSRDTPLTAFFNQARSLRLADGPDEVHKGMIAKLELKKRGYGRG
- a CDS encoding LysR family transcriptional regulator, translating into MNKIHNQNPLEVGQFHRIDINLYPLFIAIFEQKSISKAAQLLCISQSAVSHALQRLRAQLNDELFVRSGQKMLPTPYAEQIYHPIQEALLTIQQIAVPQQEFVPSMLQSIKIAIHDEIEPIIFPRLVHHFAQLNLNIQFLSSKLDRKKMLADLSAQQIDFVIDLVQPHQAHLQFEQLIQDHFVVCTQQSKMDLATYLSSPHIGVSSRRTGVLLEDIYLNRQQLSRQVFLRCQHYATALQVLAQYPNAILTIPQSILNHLHYAETLQIHALPIELPKITMGMYWHDHVKQNPRHQFLRHEILNIFNAKP